The Synechocystis sp. PCC 7509 genome includes a window with the following:
- a CDS encoding ArsR/SmtB family transcription factor, protein MNKQELRSTQTDDAQTCEVHCVTVGNLLAIAPKLLSMVKAQQMAELFGVLADPNRLRLLSALAASQELCVCDLAAALKMSESAVSHQLRLLRNMRLVSYRKAGRNVYYGLADSHIVDLYRSVAEHLDEVEV, encoded by the coding sequence GTGAATAAGCAAGAATTGCGATCGACTCAAACAGATGATGCCCAAACTTGTGAAGTCCATTGTGTCACTGTAGGAAATCTCCTGGCGATCGCGCCTAAACTGTTATCAATGGTTAAAGCGCAACAAATGGCAGAATTATTTGGGGTGTTAGCAGATCCCAATCGACTGCGATTACTGTCCGCCTTGGCTGCGTCTCAAGAGTTGTGTGTTTGCGATTTGGCGGCGGCTTTGAAAATGAGCGAATCAGCCGTTTCTCATCAGCTAAGACTGTTGCGAAATATGCGTTTAGTCAGCTACCGCAAAGCAGGGCGTAATGTTTATTATGGGTTGGCGGATAGTCATATTGTTGATTTGTATCGCTCGGTAGCAGAACATTTAGACGAAGTAGAAGTGTAA